A part of Marinobacter psychrophilus genomic DNA contains:
- the pyrR gene encoding bifunctional pyr operon transcriptional regulator/uracil phosphoribosyltransferase PyrR encodes MNGQLDIEPLLDKMEAGLRQLLQERGVSSPALIGIRTGGVWLAAELARRLQLQEPFGELDISFYRDDFSRIGLNPKVKPSSLPFDTADRDVVLIDDVIMSGRTIRAAMNEIFDYGRPASIILATLIDLGARELPVQPDVRGLALTLETSQRIKLRGPDPLRIELEQA; translated from the coding sequence ATGAACGGACAACTTGATATAGAGCCACTGCTGGACAAAATGGAAGCCGGTCTGCGCCAGTTGCTGCAGGAACGTGGCGTAAGTTCACCGGCGCTTATCGGGATTCGAACCGGTGGTGTGTGGCTGGCCGCTGAGCTGGCCCGGCGCCTGCAATTGCAGGAACCGTTCGGTGAGCTGGATATTTCATTTTATCGCGACGATTTCAGTCGTATTGGTCTGAACCCTAAGGTAAAGCCGTCGAGCTTGCCGTTTGATACCGCCGATCGAGACGTCGTGCTGATAGACGACGTGATCATGAGCGGCCGTACTATTCGTGCCGCGATGAATGAAATCTTCGATTATGGCCGCCCGGCCAGTATTATATTGGCTACGCTGATTGATTTGGGCGCCCGTGAACTGCCGGTGCAGCCCGATGTGCGTGGCCTTGCGCTGACGCTGGAGACCAGCCAGCGCATAAAGTTACGCGGGCCTGATCCGCTGCGTATTGAACTGGAACAGGCCTAG
- the ruvX gene encoding Holliday junction resolvase RuvX gives MHEAGQRRVMAFDFGTRRIGIAVGQEMLGRGEPLTMIAARDGTPDWAQLEKLLREWRPDLVVVGLPLNMDDSENEMCLRARKFGKRLHGRFHVTVEMVDERLTSYQAKGEVMAAGGSRNYGRDGIDDRAAVLILETWFNQ, from the coding sequence ATGCATGAAGCCGGCCAGCGCCGCGTTATGGCGTTTGATTTTGGCACCCGCCGCATCGGCATTGCCGTGGGCCAGGAAATGCTTGGCCGCGGCGAGCCACTGACCATGATCGCGGCCCGTGATGGCACGCCAGACTGGGCCCAGCTGGAAAAACTGCTGCGCGAATGGCGCCCTGACTTGGTGGTGGTAGGCCTGCCGCTGAATATGGACGACAGCGAAAACGAGATGTGCCTCCGCGCTCGCAAATTTGGCAAGCGACTGCACGGACGCTTTCACGTAACCGTGGAAATGGTGGACGAGCGCCTGACCAGCTATCAGGCCAAAGGTGAAGTGATGGCCGCCGGCGGAAGCCGCAACTATGGGCGCGATGGTATAGATGATCGCGCCGCGGTACTAATTCTGGAAACCTGGTTTAATCAATAG
- a CDS encoding YqgE/AlgH family protein, giving the protein MSDTAKTTDNFRNHFLVASPWMSDPRFHGAVIYVCEHSAEGTLGLTVNQPLDIHLGEILEQLDMHGGELDLPVFAGGPVQTERGFVLHNPGQRWQHTAEVTADIWLTTSRDILADIGAAKGPDEFLVALGYAGWGDGQLEAELGGNTWLTCPASPDLLFRTPWNRRYQAVLASMGIDINQLSETTGHA; this is encoded by the coding sequence ATGAGCGATACTGCCAAGACAACGGACAATTTCCGCAATCATTTTCTGGTGGCGTCACCGTGGATGAGCGACCCGCGTTTTCATGGGGCGGTCATCTATGTGTGTGAACATTCCGCCGAGGGGACGCTGGGTTTGACCGTGAACCAGCCGCTGGATATACACTTGGGAGAAATCCTGGAACAGCTCGACATGCACGGCGGTGAACTGGATTTGCCAGTGTTTGCCGGCGGCCCGGTGCAGACGGAGCGTGGCTTTGTGCTGCATAACCCTGGGCAGCGCTGGCAGCATACCGCGGAAGTGACCGCCGACATCTGGCTGACTACCTCGCGCGACATATTGGCCGACATTGGCGCTGCCAAGGGGCCGGATGAATTTCTGGTGGCCTTGGGTTACGCCGGTTGGGGTGATGGTCAGTTGGAAGCGGAGTTGGGTGGCAATACTTGGCTGACGTGTCCGGCGAGCCCAGACTTATTGTTTCGTACGCCTTGGAATCGTCGCTATCAGGCGGTTTTGGCCAGTATGGGCATCGACATTAACCAGCTTAGCGAGACCACAGGCCATGCATGA
- a CDS encoding energy transducer TonB, protein MAVQVSDVDRFSFTLFMALAIHGVIVLGITFAPETPPPSAQTMEITLSRFADEKAPEKADFLAPTNQQGSGSEEQAKELTSPQSVELNQTEVAQVQPEPQAQPEPQSVQQQAVVSTQASSTRQVAKPEIRAEAVKELPTKPTPNLLQRSLEIASLEARLDAQQQAYSRRPRVLRVTASSTLQSSNAWYVQNWVSKVTRVGNMNYPAEARNSGLYGDLRLLVTLRKDGSLKEVLVMQSSGSTLLDDAAIRIVRLAAPYPPFPEEMSRNVDELEIIRTWSFQQRGLTSR, encoded by the coding sequence ATGGCAGTTCAGGTAAGCGATGTTGATCGGTTTTCGTTCACCCTGTTTATGGCTTTGGCGATTCACGGGGTGATTGTGTTGGGCATTACTTTCGCGCCCGAAACACCGCCGCCATCAGCGCAAACCATGGAAATTACCCTGTCGCGTTTCGCCGATGAAAAAGCGCCGGAAAAAGCGGATTTTCTGGCACCCACCAACCAGCAGGGCAGCGGCAGCGAAGAACAGGCGAAAGAACTGACCAGCCCGCAGTCGGTGGAGTTGAACCAAACCGAAGTGGCGCAGGTTCAACCCGAGCCTCAGGCGCAGCCCGAACCACAGTCGGTGCAACAGCAAGCGGTGGTGAGTACCCAGGCGTCCAGTACAAGGCAAGTTGCCAAGCCAGAGATTCGCGCTGAAGCAGTGAAAGAACTGCCCACAAAGCCAACGCCAAATCTGCTGCAGCGCAGCCTGGAAATTGCCAGTCTGGAAGCCCGGCTAGACGCCCAGCAACAAGCCTATTCACGCAGGCCCCGTGTGCTGCGGGTAACCGCGTCTTCAACGCTTCAGTCCAGCAACGCCTGGTATGTCCAGAACTGGGTCAGCAAGGTTACCAGAGTGGGTAACATGAATTACCCCGCCGAAGCCCGGAACAGCGGTCTTTATGGTGACTTGCGTTTGCTGGTCACACTGCGCAAAGATGGAAGTCTTAAGGAAGTTCTGGTGATGCAGTCGTCCGGGAGCACTTTACTGGACGATGCAGCCATTCGCATTGTGAGGCTTGCGGCGCCCTATCCGCCATTCCCCGAGGAAATGAGCCGCAATGTTGATGAACTGGAAATCATACGTACCTGGTCATTCCAGCAGCGGGGGCTGACATCCAGATGA
- the gshB gene encoding glutathione synthase, with translation MTVRLGIVMDPINRIQFKKDSSLAMLWAAQQRGWQLVYMEPEDMYLKGGQARARSRNLTVRMDPNDWYSFESEDDIALGDLDVILMRQDPPVDREFLMATYILSAAEVQGALVVNPPATLRDCNEKLFATQFEDLTPPLIVTCSSARLRAFYAEHKDIIMKPIDGMGGSSIFRIKENDGNLGVIIETLTEHGTRQAMAQKFVPAITQGDKRILMIEGEPVPYALARIPSAGENRGNLAAGGRGEGRELTDRDREICARVAPVIKAKGLMFVGLDVIGDYLTEINVTSPTCIRELDAAFGIDISAMLMDAIAKRLQQR, from the coding sequence ATGACAGTCCGACTCGGTATCGTGATGGATCCCATTAACAGGATCCAGTTCAAAAAAGACAGCTCGCTGGCCATGCTTTGGGCCGCTCAACAACGGGGCTGGCAGTTGGTTTATATGGAACCCGAGGACATGTACCTGAAGGGCGGCCAGGCTCGGGCCCGCAGCCGCAACCTGACTGTGCGGATGGACCCAAACGACTGGTATAGCTTTGAATCGGAGGACGATATTGCCCTGGGCGATCTGGACGTTATTCTGATGCGCCAAGATCCCCCGGTCGATCGTGAATTTCTGATGGCCACCTATATCTTGAGCGCTGCTGAAGTGCAGGGCGCGCTGGTGGTGAACCCGCCGGCTACTCTGCGTGACTGCAACGAAAAGCTGTTTGCCACCCAGTTTGAAGATCTGACGCCGCCGCTGATTGTCACTTGCTCTTCAGCGCGCTTACGCGCGTTTTACGCCGAGCATAAAGACATCATCATGAAGCCAATCGATGGCATGGGCGGCAGTTCTATATTTCGTATTAAAGAAAACGACGGCAACCTGGGCGTGATCATTGAAACCCTCACTGAACACGGCACCCGGCAGGCTATGGCGCAGAAGTTTGTGCCCGCAATCACACAGGGCGACAAACGCATTCTGATGATTGAAGGTGAGCCCGTACCCTACGCGTTGGCGCGCATACCCTCCGCCGGTGAGAATCGCGGTAATCTGGCTGCCGGTGGCCGCGGTGAAGGCCGCGAACTGACCGACCGCGATCGCGAGATATGTGCCCGGGTGGCTCCGGTGATAAAAGCCAAGGGCCTGATGTTTGTGGGTCTGGACGTGATTGGTGATTACCTGACCGAAATCAACGTAACCAGCCCCACTTGTATCCGCGAACTGGACGCCGCCTTTGGCATTGATATCAGCGCGATGTTGATGGACGCCATTGCCAAACGACTGCAGCAGCGCTGA